The DNA region CGCAACTCCGCCTTGAGGAGTCCGTGCGCGTTCTGCAATTCGACCGACTTGAAGGAATTGCTGCAGACGAGTTCGCCCAGGCGATCGGTCTGGTGTGCCGCCGTGCGAACGACCGGGCGCATCTCGACGATCGAAACGGGAGTGCCGCGCTCGGCGATCGCCCATGCAGCCTCGCATCCGGCGAGGCCGCCGCCAACGATCGTCGGCGTCACGACGTCGCGGCGCGGGAGCGACGTGCCGGCCGGCGAGCTCGCCCTTTCCCCTGCGGTGCCTTGCCACGGTCGGCCAGAAGCGCCACCGCCTGGTCGAGGGTGAACGCGTTCATGTCGGCGCCGCGCGGAAGCGACGCATTGAGGTCACCGTGCTTGACGTACGGGCCATACTTCCCTTCGAACAGGTTCACCGGCTGCTGATCGGACGGATGATTGCCGAGGGTGCGAAGCGGAGTGGCCGCCACACCGCGGCGACCGCGCGCCGCTTTCGGTTCGGCGAGCAGTTGCAACGCACGCTCGAGGTTCACCGTGAGGACATTGTCCTCGCCCTTGAGCGAACGAAATTCCGCTTCACCCTTCCCCTTGTCGTGGAGAATGTACGGGCCGAACCGACCGAGCCCCGCCTTGACCGGACGGTGCGTCTCGGGGTGCTCGCCGAGCGTGCGCGGCAGCGCGAGGAGACCGACCGCCATCTCGAGCGTCACGTCGTCAGGCTTGACGCCTTTCGGAAGCGACGCGCGCTTCGGCTTGTTCTTCCCTTCCACCTCACCGAGCTGCACGTACGGTCCGTACTGCCCCTCGAGGAGGTAGATCGGATCGCCGGTTTCGGGATGGGTGCCGACCGATGCCGGTCCCTCGGCGCGCTGGCGGAGCAACGTCTCGACGCGTTCGGCGGTGATGTCGGCCGGCGTGGCGTCGCGCGGCAGCGATGCACGCAGCGGCGTGTCGCCCTCTTCCCGCTCGACGTAGGGGCCGAACCGCCCGATGCGCACCGTGGCGCCGAGGCCGTCGAGTGCGACGATCCGCGCTTCCGACGGCTTGATCTCCTTCTCGCCCAGCGCGGTCTGATTCTGCAAGCCCTCGTCGCCGAGATAGAACTCGCGAAGATAGCCCAGATGATCGGAGTCGCCGGCGGCGATTTCGTCGAGACGATCTTCCATTCCCTTGGTGAATTCGACGTCGACGAGATGCCCGAAGTGGCGGATCAGCAGATCGGTGACGGCAAAGGCGGTGAAGGTCGGAATCAGCGCCTGCCCCTGGCGCACCACGTAGCCGCGGTCGACAATCGTCCCGATGATGCTGGCGTAGGTCGACGGACGACCGACGCCGTTCTCTTCGAGCGCCTTGACCAGCGACGCTTCGGTGAATCGTGCCGGCGGCTTGGTCTCGTGACCGAGCGGCTCCAGCGCGGTGCAGTTCGGCGTGTCGTCGACGGCGAGCGGCGGGAGCGGCGTGTCGCGATCCTCGATCGCCGCCTCGGGGTCATCGGAGCCTTCGACATAGGCGCGGAGAAAGCCGGCGAACTCGGTGCGCAACCCGTTCGCCCTGAAGGTCGCGTTGAGCGCCTGCAGCTCGACGGTCGTCGCGGTCTTGCGGGCATCGCGCATCTGCGACGCCATGGTGCGCTTCCAGATCAGGTCGTACAGTGCGAACTCATCGCCCTCGAGCCCGGTCTGATCCGGGGTGCGGAAGACACTCCCCGCGGGGCGGATCGCCTCGTGCGCTTCCTGCGCGTTGGCGACCTTGTTGGTGTAGTGACGCGGGGCGTCGGGAAGATATTCGTCGCCGTACAGTCCCTTCACCAGCGACCGCGCCGCAGTGAGCGCCTGCTCGGAGAGCGCGACAGAATCGGTACGCATGTAGGTGATGTAGCCGCGCTCGTAGAGGCGCTGCGCGATCTGCATCGTCTGCTTGGCGGAGTACCGGAGCTTGCGGTTGGCTTCCTGCTGCAGCGTCGATGTGGTGAACGGCGCATACGGCCGCATGGTACGCGGCGTCTGTTCGACCGAGGTGATGCGCCATTTCGCGTCGCGCAGCGTGTCGACGAGGGTGCGGGCGGTGGCTTCGTCGAGGAGGACGACGTCGACGTCGCGCGCGAGCTTGCCGGTCTGCTCGTCGAAGTCCTTGCCGGTGGCGAGGCGCTTTCCGTCGAGGGCGATCATTCCCGCTTCGAACGATGCGTCGCCGTGCGACAGGGTGGCCGAGAGATCCCAGTAGGAGCCGGTCCTGAAGGCGAGGCGCTCGCGTTCGCGATCGACGATCAATCGCGTGGCGACCGACTGCACCCGCCCGGCGGAGAGACCGAACGCGACCTTCTTCCAGAGCAGCGGCGACAGCGTGTATCCGACGAGACGGTCGAGAATGCGCCGCGTCTCCTGCGCGCGGACGAGATTCTGGTCGACGTCGCGCGTGTGCTCGAGCGCTTCCTGGATCGCCTCACGGGTGATCTCATGGAAGACCATCCGCCGCACCGGAATCTTCGGCTGCAACAGGTCGAGCAGATGCCACGAAATGCTCTCGCCTTCGCGGTCTTCGTCGGTCGCGAGGTAGAGCGTGTCGACGTCCTTCAATTCATCCTTGAGCTCGCGAACGATGACCTTCTTGTCGCTCGGGATCACGTACAGCGGCTGGAAGTCGTTGGCGACGTCGACGCCGAATCGCGCCCACTCCTGCCCCTTGTATTTGGCGGGGATCTCCTTGGCGTCTGACGGGAGGTCGCGCACATGACCCATCGAGGCCGCCACGGTGTAGCCGTCGGGGAGAAACCCCTTGATCGTGCGCGCCTTGGTCGGTGACTCGACGATCACCAGGGCGCGACCGAGCCCGCCGGACTGTCCGGCGCCCCTGCTTCGGCTTCGGGAAGAACTCTTCTTCGGCATTCCAATCCTATGGCTGCGATCGCGGTGCGTTGGAGCGAACCGCCGGTGATGTCATCACTACTGTCGTCCAGATGGTCAAGAAGGACAAGCCCGGCCGCGTGGCCGGGCCGCAGGACTAATAGTCTACTGGTCCCACTGGTCGCAAGGAGTGGCGAGTCAAATACCGGCTCAGCAACGACTTACCAATTGCCGTACTGCCGTGCTGCGACCGATACCGCCGCCGCGACCGCTTCGACGGCAGCATCGCCAGTCGCGATTTCGAGGTCCGCGAGGCGATAGAAGCGCTCCCTGATGCGGAAAAGATCAGTGATTCGTCGCTCCAACTCGTCGCCGTCGAGGAGCGGACGGGTCCGGTCGCCGGCGAGCCGGGCCGCGGCGTCGGATGGCGCAATAGATAGGTA from Gemmatimonadales bacterium includes:
- the topA gene encoding type I DNA topoisomerase, which translates into the protein MPKKSSSRSRSRGAGQSGGLGRALVIVESPTKARTIKGFLPDGYTVAASMGHVRDLPSDAKEIPAKYKGQEWARFGVDVANDFQPLYVIPSDKKVIVRELKDELKDVDTLYLATDEDREGESISWHLLDLLQPKIPVRRMVFHEITREAIQEALEHTRDVDQNLVRAQETRRILDRLVGYTLSPLLWKKVAFGLSAGRVQSVATRLIVDRERERLAFRTGSYWDLSATLSHGDASFEAGMIALDGKRLATGKDFDEQTGKLARDVDVVLLDEATARTLVDTLRDAKWRITSVEQTPRTMRPYAPFTTSTLQQEANRKLRYSAKQTMQIAQRLYERGYITYMRTDSVALSEQALTAARSLVKGLYGDEYLPDAPRHYTNKVANAQEAHEAIRPAGSVFRTPDQTGLEGDEFALYDLIWKRTMASQMRDARKTATTVELQALNATFRANGLRTEFAGFLRAYVEGSDDPEAAIEDRDTPLPPLAVDDTPNCTALEPLGHETKPPARFTEASLVKALEENGVGRPSTYASIIGTIVDRGYVVRQGQALIPTFTAFAVTDLLIRHFGHLVDVEFTKGMEDRLDEIAAGDSDHLGYLREFYLGDEGLQNQTALGEKEIKPSEARIVALDGLGATVRIGRFGPYVEREEGDTPLRASLPRDATPADITAERVETLLRQRAEGPASVGTHPETGDPIYLLEGQYGPYVQLGEVEGKNKPKRASLPKGVKPDDVTLEMAVGLLALPRTLGEHPETHRPVKAGLGRFGPYILHDKGKGEAEFRSLKGEDNVLTVNLERALQLLAEPKAARGRRGVAATPLRTLGNHPSDQQPVNLFEGKYGPYVKHGDLNASLPRGADMNAFTLDQAVALLADRGKAPQGKGRARRPARRSRAATS